TTTAGACGATTAGATAAAATTTGCTTCGATATACCTGTATTTTCTAGAAAATCATTAAATTTCGTTACGCCATAAAAAGCCTCTCTTAACAATAGAATTGTCCATTTATCATTCAATATTTCAGTAATTTTGAAGATTCCGCATACATCTGCTGAAAACTTTTGATCTGGAATAATTTGATTTGACATCAGTGAGAGCTCCAACTAGTATAAGTCTATAATTTAGACCTAGCGTTAATTCAGGTAGTATTATGCCATTTATAAATATACAAACTATAGAAGGTTTACTCGATAAAGAGAGTAAAGCTGAGATTTTCAAACGAATAACAGATTTATTTGTAGAAATAGAAGGAAAGGGGAATCCTGCTTTTCAAGAGCATGTCTGGATTCGAATTGATGAATATCCACCTGAGCAGTGGCAATTAGGCAGCTTAAGGCCAACGAAGGAAATGATTGAGTTTATGACTTCAGCTAAATGATTGACTTAAAGCCCTACCAATTAGGGCTTTTATAATTGAGTATAGTTTTAATTAAAATATTTAAGCAAAGGTTTCTTTTTTCCGAATCATTACATGTTGTAATTCAATTATCATTCCTGAAATGACACTATTTAATTACTGATCAAATGATAATGTTAGTCACTTTACCTTTATCGCCTGATTTATCAACTTTTAATCTATTGATAAACATTATTTTCCTTTTCAAGCCAGGTGAGTTTTGACAAAATGCAACTTGTCACAATGGTCAATTCAAACCTGACAATCATTGATAGTTTAGTCAGGGTTTTGCAAGATTTTTGCGTGCAAAATACTTATTTATATGTAATTCAAGTGGTTGGAATAAATTTCTAATGGAAATGCAGTATAAGGTGTTATGTGTCTGTTTAGGAAATATCTGCCGTTCTCCCACGGCTGAAGTTGTTTTCAGACATTATTGTGATAAACATCAACTCAATGTCATTGTCGATTCAGCTGGAACAAGCAATTATCATCCAAATAAAGCACCTGATCAGCGTAGCCAGTTGCATGCTAAAAAAAGAGGCTATGACTTATCATCTTTACGTGCCAGACAACTTTCAACTCAAGACTTTTTAGATTTTGACTTGATTTTGGCTATGGATCATCAGAACTTTGAAGATATTCATGATTTGTTACAAAGCGCTATCTTTCAGTTTGGTAGCCATCAAATTCGAGCCAAAGTAGCATTAATGAGTGAACATGATCCTCAGTATCCAAAACAAGCTCTGCCTGATCCTTACTATGGTGGT
This window of the Acinetobacter sp. XH1741 genome carries:
- a CDS encoding tautomerase family protein → MPFINIQTIEGLLDKESKAEIFKRITDLFVEIEGKGNPAFQEHVWIRIDEYPPEQWQLGSLRPTKEMIEFMTSAK
- a CDS encoding low molecular weight protein-tyrosine-phosphatase, which produces MEMQYKVLCVCLGNICRSPTAEVVFRHYCDKHQLNVIVDSAGTSNYHPNKAPDQRSQLHAKKRGYDLSSLRARQLSTQDFLDFDLILAMDHQNFEDIHDLLQSAIFQFGSHQIRAKVALMSEHDPQYPKQALPDPYYGGDDGFERVLDQCESSTLAWINVLKKQLNV